From the Phalacrocorax carbo chromosome Z, bPhaCar2.1, whole genome shotgun sequence genome, the window GGGATTGATTTAATATTAATTTGGCATTGGCTTTAATGAGGCGCCCACTAGCACTTAAATAATTTGAGGCTTCTGTCCCCTTCACGTATTTTGCACGCCACTGCAATTCAGAGGCAAGAGTACAGACATTTGAGCGCAAGAGATTATTAAAGAGAATAATGCTTCTGGTTTTGGTTGTGGTGTTCTCATTTGAAAGAGGTTTTACACAAATTACTATGAACGCCGTAGTTGACAGTGATGAGCCTCTGCTATTACAGTCTACCAGGTGAGTATTGAATACTGCCCCAGTAAAGGCAAGGCCAACGGTAACACAAGGCAGTTGATGTGAAGGCAACTCTGTTATTACTGCTATTATGTGATAAAACTGTAAGGAAAGCTCAAAAAGGCATAAAGAAGTAGCTTGGAGTTTTGCTTGCAAagtaaaaatcagtatttcacACCTTATTGTCATGAGCATAGGAGGCGCCAGAGGGCGTTTCAGTGCTACACAACTGCAGGAGGCCCGAGTGAAGCGAGGCACCACGTAAGGTGAACAGACGCCACCCATCCAAAGCACgctgcagagcaggaaaggTGTTAAGGGGCGTCAACAGCCGAGAATATTTTCACTTTGCTCTAATGAGTATAGCTGTAACAGAATTTAAGATTTAATAGAGAAAATTCCCTCTTCAAAATTAAACAATAGCTACAGATGTAAAGACTGCACCTGTCCCTTGAGAGAGGACAAATCTCAACTATTTAACAGCAGCATTAATTCCAAGGCCATGGTGgataaacacattttcttctacCAAACGCTGGATGTAAGCAATACAGAAGTGCAAACATACATTACACATTCAaagctgtttgctttggttttttttctcattcctgtGGTATCACTAACCACAGCAACGTATTAGATGGATTTGAATGGGCCAAGCCCAGTTACAGAGAAACACTGAAGCATTAAACAGTCTATTCAGACAACCATAAAACTTCTAACATGTCAGTTAGGATTATTCTTTCCCCTAGCACAACAGCAATTTAAGGAGAAATCTGCATACTACACCATTAACTTCCTACAGAATACAAAGGACAAGAGGGACTTACGCTCAATTGTTACATTTTCCCCTCCGTAAGTTATgacaatatatttcaaaaaggAATCCAAAATAATCCATTGTACATTTGTTCAACCTATAAACACAAAAATCTGTGGCAGAGTACAAAACAGTATTAATACAGTAGGAGTTTTATTTCCTGGGATGCGATATCCTGTACTCTTACCTGTACTCTTCAGTCTCTTCTTTCAGAAAGGCCAAGCTTccaaacagcaatttttttaaaggtatgaATTTTAATAAAGCCTTCAAATGCTGACAACTTGTCAAACTTGTACTATGGAAACACAGTGTACAATCGcaaggtaaataaaaatgtgtaaaaaataaaaataacttaagAGTGACACTGCTTATCTACAGACTTTTTCAAACTACCTCAGTCAtcattttttattctctttttatcAATATAGATTATTTCACGGCTCAGGAAAGGCAGTGAATAGCTTGTAATTTAGTATATTCAGGTCAGGTCTCATCCTGCAAAGTtaagaggaagctgaggagaGTTGTCTTGATGCTGACATAGCGTGTTCATACTTGGCCTCCTAGCCCACCTAAGTAGCTCAAGCAGTACTTTTGTGCAGACCATACTCTCTTTAGCAAAAGTCTTTGTAGCATATTAAATCTATTCAGGCAAGTCAGGCAAGTATTTTGTTGTACTCAGTCACTATCATATTcctctatttttaattcatcTTCCTCCATGACTGCTTGAGCTGCAACAGGCTGAGGCTGACTGCAAGGTAGTTCACTTCCACTGCACTGGCTAGAAGAGAGAGGGAATCCATCCGATTCATTctcatttgttctgcttttctccatcTGTACAGCCGTCTCCATAGCATGCACATCGGCACGGTCCCCCTCAGAGCTAACAAATAAGTCTGGTATCCCAGGATCTTTGTCAGTAAGTGTTTCAAGCTTTAACCTGTAAAATTATCATTGCAACAGTAAGTTaccacaaaaaaacacaacccaacaTCTCCTGCTCTCTCACACAGAAGCTGCAATAGAAAAGACTGCCCATGTACCGAACAAGTCACCCTCCCTACACTGATGCTCAACGGCTTTCACATTTTCTGGCAGTAAGACCCTCCATCAATCGCAGCTAATTCAAGCTATACACATTCTGTGCTCACACCACTACCTTCGGTGTTGTGTTTTGCAGCTCTGCACACATCTTCTGGTATAGATACTTGTGCCCAGAACTCAACACCATACAGCTGACATGGCAGCCTACAGCAGACACAGGAGTTGCCCTCAGGAAGGGGATGCCCTACCTAGCCTcaaaccacagcagcagcaaaatacCAGACCATGTTCACACTCCATCATCTTCCAAGGAGCCGTTGTTGCTTCAAGTTTCTTACTTACGGTGacagtggttttgctttgcttttatcaTGCATGTGAACTGCTAACAATCGAGCCACTGACAACAGCACATGGTACATGTGCTGGAAGGCATTTAACCTGAAAcaggcaaattttaaaaaggagcagaaatgtttttgtattttataatttcttttactaTTTGGACTTCTCAGTCTTTCTAGCATCTCCACATCAGTATGATACCAATGTTCCTTTACTATTTTTCCCACTTTACATGGGAATAATAAAACCTTACACAGTTACTGACAAAAACTCATCCTGACACCAGTTCCAGCTGATCAAATACCATGTACTCTCCTCAATGCCAGTTTTCTCACTACAGTACCATTCCCATTCTATTAATGGacagaatggaaaataaataaaatattcttatttccATTGAAATAGCTGCACATAAGTTATTTTAAGGAGtgcttaaaacacaaaataaataattttcaattaaGATTCCTGAAGGAAGCAAATGCTTACTAAAATACCTACGTTTCTCTATACTTCCTTTCCAAAATAgtgaacaaatgaaaaaggattACCATGCTTTCAGGAGAAAGTTACGCCTCAGATAAAACTCTAAATGACACACACCCAACTTATTTATGCAGATGCAAAACATCTATTGATATTTAAAGGTCTGCTGCAGCCAAAATTAATCACATAAGGAAGTCTACAATTAATTTGTAAAGTTACAAAAATTTTGGCTTAGACTAGGGAGATTGCAAAGAAATACACCCAGTTAGGgagcctttcctttcttcctgacTAGCAACTGAAATGGCTTTTAATACAACAACTGTTGGGTAACAGGGTGGTTCTTGGGTAATACAGCCTTTATCTTATAGGCCAGTATTTCATAGTTAAAACTCAGACAGCAATACATCAGTGATAAATACGAGATGCTTTGTTGGATACCCTAACAAACTCCCTGTGTTGGTTAAGAGATGAAAGACAGCCTCATTCCAGCTAGGTGTGACCTCGAGCCTTTATAAGAAAAAGACCATCACAATTAAagctctttttatttcagagataTCAAAGTTACAAAAATGTGACTGAGGGACTACTAGTATAATTGACGTCTGTGATTCAGAAGGCTCACTAAAGTCACAATACAACATGTCATGCCATATCACCCCATGTGTGCTACATAATCTGTACATAGTGCCACAGTTGAAATAACcaggggttgtgggttttttgctatTTAACATCTAAGACAGAGGAGCTTGAGTAGCTATGGTTTTACAAAAAAAGCATTCTAAACCAGGGTTTACTCTAAGTAGTCTGATAGGCAAAAattccacaaaataaaaatcattgcTGCTATTCCATTTCAGGGGAAGcactcattaaaatattttgcagttccACAGATATAGAGctgtttcaaaggaaataagaataattCCCcattataatttctttcttacacTTCTAACACGCATGTGAACACAGAATGTTCTATCAGATTGCCAGATTAATGTTTTATGTCATGATAAATAACAGGCAAAGCACACTACACTCTTTGCATCAATTCAGCTGTATTCTCATGTAAATGTTTttgattgtaaaaaaaaaatttactcagGTCATGCACTGGAGAAACACAGATATGTCTAGGACAGAGCTAATATTTgacagatggaaagaaaagctaaacaaggattaaaataaatgttatagTGAAAATGTTGCTATTAACAATGATAAATCTGGACTAGAAGAAGCTTTAACAGGCAAAATCTAAAATTATCATGCTGCAAGTGACAGAAAATGTCACACCACAGATGTACACTGAAGATGTTTCTCTATGAAAGGGTTCTTTTCCTCATTatattaagaaagaaataaagtcttactttttttaagaaaagacagaagtcAAGTTTACCTCCCAAAATGTCTTTTCAGTGGTAGCCTCCCAACATCTTGGATAAAAGCAATCTGAGCTAAGAACAAAGAATCACCAGTATCATTTTGTGTAGATCATAATGAACATACAATTAAAcatactggaaaataaataattcataagTTTAGTCAAGTATTCCTGTATatatttgcagtattttggATACCAAAACACTACACACACGCGTAtgtatttttccccccatttaCCACGTTACCGTAAGGTATTTACAGGTTGcctacacacaaaaaacccccctgACATTCATCAACTGTGTATTGATGATGTGGAGTTATTATTCCATAGCCTAGAAAATGAATTCATACTAATGTCGGGGCCTTAGTTAAGGCATGAGGCCTTTTATTAGAAGTAATTAACATAGCCTAAGCAACCCAGCTGTTCTAAACACTAATATTCGGATTATGTACCATACAAAGTAAATTTTTCCACATGAATTGTCTGCTATTGGATTACCTCAGGTTACACATTTTTTAACACAGTGCAAACTTggattttgcttattttatctGGGAAAggttttttaaagccttttaagtctgtttttgttactgcaaaAGGATCAGTAAGGAATGAGATCTCATTAATATTGCCTGCTATGTTTCCAAAAGTCTTCTCATCAAATCTTctagaaaatttaaaagaaaccctAAGCTTAAGAGAACAACTTAATTAGTAAGGTTtgataaataatttattaataggaaatggggagggagaggggtaTGAGGTAATAGTTAACTCTTGCAATGGAATACAGCTGCCAGTAGAGATCTGTGCCAGGACCTGGGCTATCCAGAACATTCTTAAAAGTAATCCTGTGAAAAAAGGGGGTGAAGTGTGAGATGACCAAGTCTGCGATGCCACCCAGTTAGACAAGCTAGTAAGGACGTGGGCAGATGGAAAAACTATGAGCAGCTTAAGATACTGAATGTGAGGGCAACATGATGAAATTCAAAAGTACACAGATACCAGAAATGCAcgcagtttaaaaaaacaaaagggacaACCAATTTCAAATACTCCCAACATGAGGACCCCATCTTACACATTTATAAAGTGTCATATAAGCTTCACTTCTGCCAAGAGAGATACTATTTCAATTCTTTTAGTgacagaagtttttaaaatgttcttgatGTTGTTTAAAACCTGATAGGACAGCTTTAATTGTGGCTCTGTTACTAGAAACATTTTTGGGTATCGGCTATATGCATTTGccataagtattttttttactgaggGAAAGGGACAGATAGTATTGACATTTTGGGTTACAAAGTTTTCAGTATGCTTTAATTACACAAAAGATCCAGGATCAAGAGTTACACCCATCTTACCTTGGTTTCTCATTGGATTTGCTAACATAGCAAGATAAGGCAATAGCTCTGTCTGAAGGCACTGAGGTGGTAAACAGAAGCTTGAAAAGAGAGATTTTGCAGCAAGGCAGTTTTCTTGATACTGTAAGagttgaggggaaaaagaaacacacataAAAAGCCTGGTAAATCATTATTAATGTAGATATTCTGTACTGTAAGAGACAGACTTTCTTCTTGCCTGCTGGATGACTACAGACAAGCTATAGAAAAATGAGATCAGAATAAAAAAGATAAGTAGTTACAGTTAACATATACATATcataaaaatgataaatttCTTCATTTGTGCCTTTTGCTGGGCACTGAaatttccagaaaatatttatccCTTGATTAGAATTCCCCACCCATCCAGTACAGTATTTTTTGCCAGACACAGCAATAAAGTATTAGttcaaatataaaaaattgCCAAGAGCTTTGGCATCTCATGAACATGCTATTTCTGATAAACACATAAAATGTAACAGCAGTAATTTGTTGAACTTACACAACAGTAATGTGATTTGAACAGCACAAAAACTTAAACTTATTTTTAGGAATACTTTATAGTATTTCAACATTAATTGTGTCTCCATTAACTTATGATTAAGACTCTCCCAGAAGTATGCCAGCTTGGACACAGGAATCAGACTTTGTCAGAAGCCtccaattatttttccattaaaggaATAATACAAATTTAACTCTTCAAGcaagtgctttttaaaagtagctTGTATCAAAATAGGATATTTGACAAGTTTAGCACTGTGAGCAAATCTCTTTTTTACTACTCAATTATCATAccttacaaaaacaaaaaaatccagcatttACCTTTTTATTGATAAAGAACCACTGGGGTTTATGTAAAGGCCGGAACCCCATCCCTCCTTGATGGTGGGCAAAGGCTCTGGACATATTTGAATGTATCAACCCCCGTGTAGCCACAGACACGCTGTATTGTTCCATCACATGCTGTGTCTACGACAGAAATCGGGCATTATGTAAACTCAAGGTCTCTACAGCGTGCCTCATTTGAGCTAAAATACACTCTGTAATTCCAGTGACACAACACACCCAGAATACATTTAGATTACTGTGAAACTTTTACTCAaagcagcagaatgaaaaagCTAGCTCAATTACTTCAGGGAAAAGGCATACAGACTCCAACACATTTTTGGCATAAATATGttctacttaaaaatattttgtatagtATTTTACAAACATTATAACCCACTGTAATAAAATACTGAGAGAAGTTGGACAAAAAGAAGTATCTCTTCTATAGTTGGTGTACTTTAGCATTCATTAACAATTCACTGTCACCTATACTGTAAGTTTGAAGTGATACAGCTTAATTCTTACTGAATTGTAAGAAAATTGCTTTCTACCATTCATAAACACCTAGAGAAAAATTTAGAAGCTCAATgtcagagttttaaaataaaagtacatgTGTATAAAAAGATAACACTTACACTCCAATTACTACAAAGGACGTCAGCAGTGCTCAAATATTCACTGGCTCTCACTATGTCATctatatcagaaaaaaagtctaCATAGTTCTGGTGAAGGTATAAATTAAACATGCTTCCAGACATATGCGATTTTTCCACGATATcctattaggaaaaaagaaagttcaaGTTTTACAGAGTGTATAAAGAAAAGCATCCTATAAAAGTTATGATATGTTCAGATGGTTGGGGAGCTGGCACACGTGACCTGTGAAGTGATGCCTATATACAAAAGGGAGGTTGGTTTGCTCCCAGAGAAAGCTAatggtggggatggaggggcgGAAGCCTTTGCTGTGTTCAGCTCGCTTAATGGGTGGTAACAGAAAGATGAACTCGGACTCCTCTTGGCAATGCACAGCAGAAGGATGAGAGGTAACAGTCACAGGCTGTGGCAAGGGAAAGCCCACCCTCCACTACAAGTCTGTCAGTGAGGTGAGAGAATCTCTGTCCCTGGAGATACTCAAAGCTCCACAGATCAAGAGCCTGGGAACCTAATCTACCTCTGAAGTTAGCCTCCAAAGGTCCTTTCCAGATTATTTATTCTGTAGCTTAGACAGATTGAGTACACATACATTAAGATAAGAGACAGACCACTGTGCTTCAGAATTTGCATCAATCACTTAGACTTTGGTTTCGTTTTTTTCAAACCAAACTGGAATCAAGTAGTCATTGCAGATGTACCTCAGGCTGAATAAGCAAGGTGTCTCGACGGTATTCTGATAAGTGAGTGGGCAGCTGAGGAAATTCTGGTTCTGACACTGGTTCTCCTACAAAGAATTTTACAATCTTTAGTCTTTTAGTATCAGAAATGTTGTTACATTTCTGCctataataaaaaaagccagaagatAACGCATTTCAgattaaatattcaaaatcagaataaaagTGACAGAGATGTGTAACTGCCTGAATAGTAGCTTTCACATATATTGAGCATCACTTTTAGCAACTGTCATCTCTACCAGCAGCTAGATTACACCACTTTCAGTTCCCAGAAAGCTCTTGATACAGGCATAAGTACTTAAATATAAAGTCAATATTATATAGTCAACAACATGTAATTAGTCACATTACACTTCACATAACAAATTTAATCTAATTACTTTCATATTCCCTCATCTCACTATTTTTCCTTAGTTTGTTTTGTAACAGATATTGTGAATTATTCCTGAAGTGTAGACAGCCAATAGCATTATGGATCCTGATTTAGCTAAGTGCAGATACTACTAGTGTAATAAGTACCAAATACTTATGAATCatagtttttaaatgttaaaaaccCAGTACTGTTAAATGTTAAATGTTAAAAACCCAGCCAGACACAGATTTACAGAACCTGACTGTATAAAAAGTAGAACTTTCAGTAGTAGTAAGGCGGAAAGTACTTTGGAAAGGGACACAGGGTatgacagaaacagaagaggtTTTCAAGTCAGAAAGGAGAGAGCACATATGTTGGtaaagggaaacaaaagagTTGTAATAAACAGGAGGGAAGATCGCAGAAGGGTGAAACCCATACACATGATTAGGGAGGCAGTAGCTATGAGGTGGCAGGGCTGTTCTGTAACCTTTAGGAATACAGACAAGTACAGAACATAACGGTACAAAATTCTGCACTGAagcaaaatttgcttttctacAAAGCAACATATGTGGTGGCTATCTATCTAGCTTTGTGTGCATGTCAGCACATGGACCTAATGCAACTAGACTTATGTGTTTTTATTACACATATGTACACAtcttaaagaaacatttatttaccTAACAGATACAGACACCTGCCATCTCAGTTACCACAAacttttattactatttttgtaCTGTTATTAATGACCAAACATACAAATTAGAGGTCACCCTAAGCCATATCTTAGCAAATTTAGGAAGAATAAATcaaagttttcttacttttgcagTAAAGTATTTTCCCCAGagcatggaaaagaaagataGAAGCATCTTTGCCACCAATAGTTTGTATCTCCTGGTCTTCtgatctatttttcttttttactttagatattgctgctgctgcttcacatTTTGATGTAGAGCTCCCTTTCTTCCTTGACCAAAACTCTTTCTCCAATGAGCAGTCTatcaataaaagcaaaaatacaatCAGGATAAAGCACATAAATCAAAAAACTTATTCTATTACATTGCTACTGCTAaggttttaaacaaacaaatggaaaaaaaaagagaaaagtttcTATAAATAGGGGCACTAAGAGAAAACCCATTTACTCGGAAGACAACCCAGTAAGCTAAACTAGCATGCTTCATTTCACTGCTGTCCCTTAAGCCACAGCTAAGGTGCCAACTACTTTTTTTGAATAACaaatctgcctttaaaaaaaggtagcATTCTTGCTTATTCATTCTAGTTCTGATGCATCCCCAACTTGCCTTTcttaaaaatttcttctttataaagTACAAGTGCAAATATatgtaaattatatttcagttaCACCCTGTTCACTTACCGGTTTATCTCCTATTTGCATAATCTGTATAATACCCTCATTGAAATATAAGGCAGCAAAGAAAACCTTTCATTTAGGTGATTCGTCCAACAACCCACTAATTTCCACAATCTTTTGAGCTCCAAGGAGTAAAACCCTTCTTCTGCGCTAatttagaacaaaaaaattttCACCCACAATTTGATTTAATGGCAGGTGAATGTTCCTTATCAAGCTACGAGAACTTATGCTTTAagtatttatctttcttttctcctacaATTACCATAGATCCATTTTACCTGTAAATACTACTATAAAGTGTATGTATCACTTGTGCTTACACAtatacagaaatgaagaaaaaaattatatatatgtaaaaaactAATACTGCATTCTCAGGAAATCAATAAGTaggtgaggggtatccaaaatTTACAAAATATCACTGGCTGCCAATCATTTACCTACCTGAAATACCTGAACAGCTAAAAAAGTCCCATTCAAcattgtcgtggttcagcctcagctggcaactgaacaccacgcagccgctcgctcaatccccccccacccctgtgggatggggaaaagaatcagacgagcaaaagaacttgtgggttgagataagcacagtttaatgattacaataaaatgataataatagtaacaatgattatgataataatgacaataatgttaatataataaaagggaaaaggaaggg encodes:
- the RAD17 gene encoding cell cycle checkpoint protein RAD17 isoform X1; this translates as MNSSSSAVRVKPLEGNSGRNQQQQKKDVSSVTESSKTKAVPRKKAKSSSVDLTCNKSRQNWNQSQNEPWVDRYKPETQNDLAVQKKKIEEVETWLKMHIFQRQPEQGGSVLLLTGPPGCGKTATIQILAKDLGVQMQEWTNPISLDFTKEDLRNIFGYNSNFHTFPSQAQTALFQDFLLRANKYNKLQMLGESSENDKKLILIEDIPNQFYRDPSSLHEILRRFVRTSRCPLIFIISDNFSGDSNQRLLFPMEILEELCISNISFKPVAPTNMMKVLNRIAATEASMNREKNCALDRTSLELLCRGCSGDIRSAINSLQFSSMRDCSLEKEFWSRKKGSSTSKCEAAAAISKVKKKNRSEDQEIQTIGGKDASIFLFHALGKILYCKREPVSEPEFPQLPTHLSEYRRDTLLIQPEDIVEKSHMSGSMFNLYLHQNYVDFFSDIDDIVRASEYLSTADVLCSNWSTQHVMEQYSVSVATRGLIHSNMSRAFAHHQGGMGFRPLHKPQWFFINKKYQENCLAAKSLFSSFCLPPQCLQTELLPYLAMLANPMRNQAQIAFIQDVGRLPLKRHFGRLKLETLTDKDPGIPDLFVSSEGDRADVHAMETAVQMEKSRTNENESDGFPLSSSQCSGSELPCSQPQPVAAQAVMEEDELKIEEYDSD